From the Leptolyngbya sp. O-77 genome, one window contains:
- the grxC gene encoding glutaredoxin 3: MLEKLNTLLGRHPENVKANVEIYTWQTCPYCIRAKMLLRWKGVNFTEYKIDGDGAARVKMAERANGRRSVPQIFINNQHIGGCDDLYALDRQGELDPLLWQAAAEN, translated from the coding sequence ATGCTAGAAAAACTCAACACCCTCCTCGGCCGACACCCAGAAAACGTCAAAGCCAACGTCGAAATCTACACCTGGCAAACCTGTCCTTACTGCATCCGCGCCAAGATGCTGCTGCGCTGGAAAGGCGTAAACTTCACCGAATACAAAATCGACGGCGACGGAGCCGCCCGCGTCAAAATGGCCGAACGCGCCAACGGTCGCCGCAGCGTGCCTCAAATTTTCATCAACAACCAGCACATCGGCGGCTGTGATGATCTCTACGCACTGGATCGCCAGGGGGAGTTAGACCCTCTATTATGGCAAGCGGCAGCAGAAAACTAA
- a CDS encoding restriction endonuclease, whose protein sequence is MPKLTCIECGKKTTAKHPILEVSLCRACRSENSEKYGFVTKTRAVREYRLKPDELYALKFIEEKNPHWRTGPHPMHLFLHQQVKGLSEQKWGSAEPYTVTLSQFSEQLLSWFLEDLDRLKQLPPDKFQYFVADRLERLGLEPKLVGDVYRKDGGVDIIAYPKNLTVPFLLAVQAKHHRKDRKTSVSDVRDFHGVLNSHTSPFHMGMLVTNTSFTPDAKWFANNNQKLLRLRDMKDLCRWLKEDFTNEHEWREIPEEVELAPGIRIQIPKQKVWLTDKS, encoded by the coding sequence ATGCCTAAACTTACTTGTATTGAGTGCGGCAAGAAAACTACAGCAAAGCACCCAATCCTTGAAGTATCTCTTTGTAGAGCTTGTAGATCTGAGAATTCAGAGAAGTACGGTTTTGTTACTAAAACTCGAGCTGTAAGAGAGTATCGTCTAAAGCCTGATGAACTTTATGCACTAAAGTTTATTGAGGAGAAAAACCCGCACTGGCGTACTGGCCCTCATCCAATGCATTTATTTTTGCATCAACAGGTAAAGGGACTCTCTGAGCAAAAGTGGGGCAGTGCTGAGCCATATACGGTTACTTTGTCTCAGTTTTCTGAACAGCTCCTTTCATGGTTCCTTGAGGACTTAGATAGGTTAAAGCAACTTCCTCCAGACAAGTTTCAGTATTTTGTTGCAGATAGACTGGAACGCCTGGGATTAGAACCTAAACTGGTTGGAGATGTCTATAGAAAAGATGGTGGCGTAGACATCATTGCATATCCAAAGAACCTCACAGTTCCTTTTCTGTTAGCTGTTCAAGCAAAGCATCATCGTAAAGATCGCAAGACTTCAGTGAGTGATGTTCGTGATTTTCATGGTGTTTTAAATTCACACACTTCTCCCTTTCATATGGGTATGCTAGTCACTAATACTAGCTTTACCCCAGATGCAAAATGGTTTGCTAATAATAACCAAAAGCTTCTGCGATTGAGGGACATGAAAGATTTATGCCGCTGGCTGAAAGAAGATTTTACGAATGAGCATGAATGGCGCGAAATTCCTGAAGAAGTTGAGCTGGCACCAGGAATACGTATCCAGATCCCTAAACAGAAAGTGTGGTTAACCGATAAATCTTAG
- a CDS encoding glycosyltransferase family 2 protein codes for MTHLPNRIPVSVLVPAKDEELNLPACLESLALADEIFVVDSQSGDRTAEIAADYGAKVVQFHFSGRWPKKKNWALDHLPFRNEWVLIVDCDERIPPALWNEIAQAIQNPAVNGYYLNRRVYFLGRWIRHGGKYPDWNLRLFRHAKGRYENLHTDTAPNTGDNEVHEHVFLEGTAGYLTTDMLHIDYRDLYHWLERHNRYSNWEARVYYNLLNGMDEAGTLGDRTSGWWSNAVQRKRFLKLLWVRLPFRPILRFILFYILRLGFLDGRPGYIYARLLSQYEYQIGVKLYELQQLGGRLNPQLDLDDGMR; via the coding sequence ATGACCCATTTGCCCAACCGCATCCCCGTCTCGGTGCTAGTTCCTGCCAAAGACGAGGAGCTAAATTTGCCTGCCTGTTTGGAAAGCCTTGCCCTTGCTGATGAGATTTTCGTGGTGGATTCGCAAAGCGGCGATCGCACCGCCGAAATTGCCGCAGACTATGGCGCAAAGGTCGTACAGTTCCACTTCAGCGGGCGCTGGCCAAAAAAGAAAAATTGGGCCCTCGACCATCTCCCCTTTCGCAACGAGTGGGTGCTGATTGTCGATTGCGACGAGCGCATCCCGCCTGCCCTCTGGAACGAAATCGCCCAAGCTATCCAAAATCCAGCCGTCAACGGCTACTACCTAAACCGTCGCGTCTACTTCCTGGGCAGATGGATTCGCCACGGCGGTAAGTATCCCGACTGGAACCTGCGCCTGTTTCGCCATGCCAAAGGACGCTACGAAAATCTGCACACTGACACTGCCCCCAACACGGGCGACAACGAAGTGCATGAACACGTCTTCCTGGAAGGAACCGCAGGCTACCTCACCACCGATATGCTCCACATCGACTATCGGGATCTCTACCACTGGCTAGAGCGCCACAACCGCTACTCCAATTGGGAAGCCCGCGTCTACTACAATCTACTCAATGGCATGGATGAAGCCGGAACATTGGGCGATCGCACCTCCGGCTGGTGGAGCAACGCCGTCCAGCGCAAGCGCTTCCTCAAGCTGCTGTGGGTACGCCTGCCGTTTCGCCCCATCCTGCGCTTCATCCTGTTCTACATCCTGCGGCTCGGCTTCCTCGACGGCCGCCCCGGCTACATCTACGCCCGCCTGCTCAGCCAGTACGAATACCAGATCGGCGTAAAGCTCTACGAGTTGCAACAGCTTGGCGGGCGGCTGAATCCGCAACTGGATTTGGATGATGGGATGAGGTGA